One Ardenticatenales bacterium DNA segment encodes these proteins:
- a CDS encoding cytochrome c maturation protein CcmE: MAETTWTNKEQVIMDARPSRLKYVIGGLVILAALSFLIYNAMRDTTQLYVTVQEYYANPAKYAGKDLRIAGFVIGDTINFIQVDANTTRLEFSVVDDLSNPQQTLQIVAMNEPMPDLLQHEAEALVEGHIENGVFYANQGGLLLKCPTRYEEAAQSAN; encoded by the coding sequence ATGGCCGAAACGACCTGGACCAATAAAGAGCAAGTCATCATGGATGCCCGCCCCAGCCGCCTGAAGTACGTCATTGGCGGACTCGTCATCCTGGCCGCGCTGTCGTTCTTGATTTACAACGCCATGCGCGACACCACGCAGCTTTATGTGACGGTGCAAGAATACTACGCGAATCCGGCTAAATATGCCGGCAAAGACCTGCGCATCGCCGGGTTCGTCATCGGCGACACCATCAACTTCATCCAGGTAGACGCCAACACCACCCGCCTGGAGTTCTCCGTCGTAGATGACCTCAGCAACCCCCAACAAACCCTGCAAATCGTCGCCATGAACGAACCCATGCCCGACTTGCTGCAACACGAAGCGGAGGCCCTGGTCGAAGGCCATATCGAAAACGGCGTCTTCTACGCCAACCAGGGCGGACTACTCCTCAAATGCCCCACCCGTTACGAAGAAGCCGCGCAAAGCGCGAATTAG
- a CDS encoding c-type cytochrome, with protein MMTSKHARFMLPLLILAAMMVVMPALPAFSQSTPTSEISTADADAGLTIFAERCANCHGPQGAGDGDMVDRLPAPPRPFNDPEYARQAIPAGMFQAITDGNLEKGMPPFGPSSTNAIAEADRWNLVAAVFALSASPDAIARGADLFAALDPGPDTAFMTDPTFWRDNSNQTAFDRLQALLPNTPADDVWAMVDYGRATFSFNGVAPVVLVDGVITGQVLNGTTGNAAGDLPALLRAFNPADFTIGLVLTSTVNTDGSFQFDITQAPSDWVYMASVAYNDISFSSDIGRLGADEPSAALPITIYDPTTDASVISIDQLHIIMNVTATQLEVNELYTFSNNANQVYVGDSGDVNGGTVLIPLPPDAQNPAFQRGFGSLDSFVPANELFPTDAGWRDTLPLRPGPNSMNLLVRYTLPYDSGMTVAHSVPYDTTIPTIILPDSGVTLVGDWQSSGPQDFQGQTFVQYTGAPVNAGGSLSITLEGKPRSGGGAVAINSTTQILIGAGALVLVAGIAIIATQRARRNAPIEEPADREELLATLVALDDAYANGKISAADYQQERQQVKEELMAIWNSSDS; from the coding sequence ATGATGACATCAAAACACGCTCGTTTTATGCTCCCCTTGCTGATTTTGGCCGCGATGATGGTGGTGATGCCGGCATTGCCGGCATTCTCCCAATCCACCCCCACATCCGAAATCTCCACCGCCGACGCCGACGCCGGCCTCACCATCTTCGCCGAACGCTGCGCCAACTGCCACGGCCCACAAGGCGCAGGCGACGGCGACATGGTAGACCGCCTGCCCGCCCCCCCTCGCCCCTTCAACGACCCCGAGTACGCGCGCCAGGCCATTCCTGCCGGCATGTTCCAGGCCATCACCGACGGCAACCTGGAAAAAGGAATGCCCCCCTTTGGCCCCAGCAGCACCAACGCCATCGCCGAAGCAGACCGTTGGAACCTCGTTGCCGCCGTCTTCGCCCTCAGCGCCTCGCCGGACGCCATCGCCCGTGGCGCGGATCTGTTCGCCGCCCTCGACCCCGGCCCGGACACCGCCTTCATGACCGACCCCACATTCTGGCGCGACAACAGCAACCAGACCGCCTTTGACCGCCTGCAAGCCCTGCTCCCCAACACGCCCGCGGACGACGTTTGGGCAATGGTCGATTATGGCCGCGCCACATTTTCTTTTAACGGCGTGGCCCCGGTGGTGCTCGTCGATGGGGTGATTACGGGGCAGGTGCTAAACGGAACGACGGGAAACGCGGCCGGTGATTTGCCGGCACTCCTGCGCGCCTTCAACCCCGCCGACTTCACCATTGGCCTCGTCCTCACCAGCACCGTCAACACCGATGGCTCCTTCCAGTTCGACATCACTCAGGCCCCTTCCGACTGGGTGTACATGGCCAGCGTCGCCTACAACGACATCAGCTTCAGCAGCGACATTGGCCGCCTCGGCGCCGACGAACCCAGCGCCGCCCTGCCCATCACCATCTACGACCCCACCACCGACGCCTCGGTCATCTCCATTGACCAGCTACACATCATCATGAACGTCACTGCCACCCAGTTGGAAGTCAACGAGTTGTACACCTTCAGCAACAACGCCAATCAGGTCTACGTGGGCGATTCCGGCGACGTCAACGGCGGCACGGTCCTCATCCCCCTGCCGCCCGACGCGCAAAATCCCGCCTTCCAACGCGGCTTTGGTTCCCTCGACTCCTTCGTGCCCGCCAATGAACTCTTCCCCACAGACGCGGGTTGGCGCGACACCCTGCCGCTGCGCCCCGGCCCCAACAGCATGAACCTGCTGGTCCGCTACACGCTCCCATACGACAGCGGCATGACCGTGGCCCACAGCGTCCCCTACGACACCACCATCCCCACCATCATCCTCCCCGACAGCGGCGTCACCCTCGTGGGCGACTGGCAGAGCAGCGGTCCGCAGGACTTCCAGGGGCAGACCTTTGTGCAATACACCGGCGCACCCGTGAACGCGGGCGGCAGCCTCAGCATCACGCTGGAAGGGAAACCACGCTCCGGCGGTGGCGCTGTGGCCATCAACAGCACCACCCAGATTCTCATCGGCGCGGGCGCGCTGGTCCTGGTTGCCGGCATTGCCATCATCGCCACACAGCGGGCGCGGCGCAATGCCCCAATAGAGGAACCGGCGGATCGGGAAGAACTGCTGGCGACGCTGGTCGCGCTGGATGACGCCTACGCCAACGGCAAAATCTCCGCCGCCGATTACCAGCAAGAACGGCAGCAAGTCAAAGAAGAACTGATGGCCATCTGGAACAGCAGCGATTCATAA
- a CDS encoding DUF2029 domain-containing protein, whose translation MKMNEPHSRRQGAFAIPLDLLFLLLLVPAHMYTGGISFLLVVPLMLYILLAIWHPLTDYVRLPEKFNKTRLVFLVRLGLILIMIATAVVHPTLNNIRTRIISQVDESGYTEAYADIHDGAIQIESALHFLSNEVNPYVANYAHTPLQFYGFSRIEMPTNPAFEHFVYLPGFLLFSYPVFRLFEQHTLPYDQRWIYLAAYVMFAILLPVMVQQPTLKLTLLAGVALNPLLTRPVMIGMNDVVILLLIFLTILTLSQRRLIISAIFLGLACASKQSAGFFLPFYVLLLQQYVPRANRIKETLKLLAIVVGVAVIVIGPFVVWNPRAFFLDVFAYPGGAVAINYPIRGHTLGTILVSLGIIPSALDPFPFWILQISLGLPLLAILMRFQWQRNGIGTTLLVAGIYIFLIGFVSRFFQDNYVGFVIVLILSGICLMAAEGEPFAMHTKVPE comes from the coding sequence ATGAAAATGAACGAGCCACATTCAAGAAGGCAAGGAGCCTTTGCTATTCCGCTTGACCTGTTATTTTTACTATTACTTGTGCCGGCACACATGTATACGGGTGGCATTTCATTTCTTCTCGTTGTTCCGCTCATGCTATACATTCTTCTGGCAATATGGCATCCATTAACAGATTATGTTCGTTTACCCGAAAAGTTTAACAAGACACGCCTGGTCTTTCTTGTTCGTTTGGGACTCATCTTAATCATGATTGCCACCGCCGTCGTACATCCCACCCTGAACAATATCCGCACGCGCATCATCTCTCAAGTGGATGAATCGGGATACACAGAAGCGTATGCCGATATACATGACGGTGCGATTCAAATTGAATCAGCATTACATTTCCTCAGCAACGAAGTGAATCCTTACGTAGCAAATTATGCGCATACGCCTTTGCAATTCTACGGGTTCTCCCGCATCGAAATGCCAACCAATCCTGCATTCGAGCATTTCGTCTACCTGCCCGGCTTCCTCCTCTTTTCATACCCTGTTTTTCGTCTCTTCGAGCAGCACACATTACCATATGATCAGCGCTGGATATATCTGGCGGCCTACGTGATGTTTGCCATATTGCTGCCCGTTATGGTGCAGCAACCAACGCTTAAATTGACCCTGTTGGCAGGAGTAGCCTTGAATCCACTATTGACACGTCCGGTCATGATTGGCATGAATGATGTTGTCATCCTTTTGCTCATCTTCCTCACGATTTTAACCCTATCTCAAAGGCGACTAATTATCTCCGCCATATTTCTTGGTCTGGCCTGTGCCAGCAAACAATCTGCTGGCTTCTTTTTGCCATTCTACGTTCTGCTATTGCAACAATACGTCCCCCGCGCCAATCGAATCAAGGAAACGTTGAAATTGCTGGCCATCGTTGTGGGAGTGGCCGTCATAGTTATTGGCCCGTTTGTGGTCTGGAATCCACGCGCTTTTTTTCTTGACGTTTTTGCCTACCCTGGCGGCGCTGTTGCCATCAATTACCCAATCCGCGGGCATACATTGGGTACGATCCTGGTTAGCCTGGGCATCATTCCCTCTGCTCTCGACCCTTTTCCATTCTGGATACTTCAAATCTCATTGGGTCTGCCCTTACTGGCAATTCTGATGAGATTTCAGTGGCAACGCAACGGGATTGGAACCACGCTGCTTGTTGCGGGGATTTACATTTTTCTTATCGGTTTTGTTTCCCGCTTCTTTCAAGACAACTACGTCGGTTTTGTAATCGTCTTGATTCTTTCCGGGATTTGCCTGATGGCTGCTGAAGGGGAACCCTTTGCTATGCACACAAAGGTCCCGGAGTGA
- a CDS encoding zinc ribbon domain-containing protein: MSTGSILLGLALFLGVAFFLAHPFLLPSRQPDTSRHATPAASSRQPLLAAKEVLLVRLRALDFDYETGKIPADIYESQRLTLKMETAGVLQQLDALTPATPPAAGLGDEIEAAVAARRGHAGRAASPTAVEGEIEAAVARRRHQGAPAKSAAPAQANGQPVARFCPRCGQRTDVGDKFCAGCGTPLAQPASETESSWKL, from the coding sequence ATGTCCACAGGTTCTATTCTTCTCGGGTTAGCCCTATTTCTAGGGGTGGCCTTTTTCCTGGCGCACCCCTTTTTGCTGCCCAGCAGGCAGCCAGATACGTCCCGTCACGCCACACCTGCCGCGTCATCGCGGCAACCGTTACTGGCGGCAAAAGAAGTACTGCTGGTACGACTGCGTGCCCTTGATTTCGACTACGAAACGGGCAAAATCCCCGCCGACATCTACGAATCCCAACGCCTGACCCTGAAAATGGAGACGGCGGGCGTCTTGCAGCAACTTGACGCCCTGACGCCCGCCACGCCCCCTGCCGCGGGCTTGGGGGATGAAATCGAAGCCGCCGTGGCAGCACGACGCGGCCACGCCGGGCGGGCCGCGTCGCCGACGGCGGTGGAAGGTGAAATTGAGGCGGCTGTGGCCCGTAGGCGACACCAGGGCGCGCCCGCCAAATCCGCCGCGCCGGCGCAAGCAAATGGGCAGCCCGTGGCCCGTTTTTGTCCGCGGTGCGGTCAACGCACCGATGTCGGTGATAAATTCTGCGCCGGCTGTGGCACGCCGCTGGCGCAGCCCGCGTCCGAAACAGAATCTTCCTGGAAGCTTTGA
- the nrfD gene encoding polysulfide reductase NrfD, which yields MSARILNPFRWWILLLLVLMTGGVIGGVLVFARGLVITNLSDLVPWGLWIAIDLSSIALSAGAFLLSAAVYLLGLRRFQPVARTAVFIGLIGYSMALMTLLLDIGRPDRFWHALAFWNPHSPLWEVTMCVALYLSVLVLETAPIFARFAWLRQRWPRLTQRLEHVHKLAPALAIAGLCLSMLHQSSLGATYGILKARPIWYQPGLPVLFIISAAVAGPALTILASMLAARLSPRLAVVKDDLLAQLARFVGWGLLLYLYLRFWDVLAMSYTYEPGRTEGLQLLTRGSLAFNFWIGEILLGAVVPAFILLTPRLRQKPLPRMVALLCVVGGLVAYRWDVNMVGQLVVFAHLPQGIVPQYTHYTPSLVEWGTGLGIIAYGLLAFTLGVRHLRVVDHTPEPHPIPVEAQPALALAGTD from the coding sequence TTGAGCGCACGAATCCTGAACCCGTTCCGTTGGTGGATACTCCTGCTGCTAGTCTTGATGACGGGCGGCGTTATCGGCGGCGTGCTGGTCTTCGCCCGCGGCCTGGTGATCACCAACCTGAGCGATCTTGTCCCCTGGGGACTCTGGATCGCCATTGACCTGTCCTCGATAGCCCTCAGCGCGGGCGCTTTCCTCCTCTCCGCCGCCGTCTATTTGCTCGGTCTGCGCCGCTTCCAGCCGGTGGCCCGCACAGCCGTCTTCATCGGCCTCATCGGCTACAGCATGGCCCTGATGACGTTGCTGCTGGACATTGGCCGCCCGGACCGCTTCTGGCACGCGCTGGCATTTTGGAACCCACATTCGCCGCTGTGGGAAGTGACGATGTGCGTGGCCCTTTATCTGTCGGTGTTGGTGCTGGAGACGGCGCCCATTTTTGCCCGCTTCGCCTGGCTGCGGCAGCGTTGGCCGCGCCTGACGCAGCGGCTGGAGCATGTACACAAGCTGGCCCCCGCCCTGGCAATTGCGGGTCTCTGCCTCTCCATGCTGCACCAGTCGTCGCTGGGAGCCACGTACGGCATTCTGAAAGCACGCCCCATCTGGTATCAACCGGGTTTGCCTGTGTTGTTTATCATTTCGGCGGCGGTGGCCGGGCCGGCGCTGACTATTCTCGCTTCCATGTTGGCGGCGCGGTTGTCGCCCCGGTTGGCGGTGGTGAAGGATGATCTGCTGGCGCAATTGGCCCGCTTTGTGGGCTGGGGGCTGCTGCTATACTTGTATCTGCGCTTCTGGGACGTATTGGCGATGAGCTACACGTATGAACCGGGGCGCACGGAAGGGTTGCAGTTGTTGACACGCGGCTCGCTGGCGTTTAATTTCTGGATTGGGGAGATTTTGTTGGGGGCGGTTGTGCCGGCATTTATTCTCCTCACCCCCCGCCTGCGCCAAAAACCCCTCCCGCGCATGGTCGCCCTCCTCTGCGTTGTTGGCGGCCTCGTCGCCTATCGCTGGGACGTGAACATGGTCGGCCAGCTCGTCGTCTTCGCCCACCTGCCACAAGGCATTGTCCCGCAATATACGCACTACACTCCTTCCCTGGTTGAGTGGGGCACAGGATTGGGCATTATTGCCTACGGACTGCTGGCCTTCACCCTCGGCGTACGCCACCTGCGCGTCGTGGACCACACCCCTGAGCCACACCCGATTCCCGTAGAAGCACAGCCCGCGCTGGCTCTGGCCGGCACGGACTGA
- a CDS encoding heme lyase CcmF/NrfE family subunit translates to MIADLGYTALMIAFVISVYGVLATIYGMVQHDERWVTSARNATILIFPLVLLACLALVASMLRSDFSLEYVARVTSRGMPTYLKVTALWGGQAGSLLFWNLLLAAFTSIAMLRHWRDEHELVPYALAISTVTQIFFLGISLFVENPFVRLSPIPADGNGLNPLLRHPGMIIHPPMLYLGFTGLTIPFAFAMAALLSGKLDDTWIRLTRRWTLVAWLFLSLGLILGGRWAYDVLGWGGYWAWDPVENSSFMPWLAGTAFLHSIMIQEKRDMFKIWNMFLVLLTYLLAIYGTFVVRSGVISSVHAFAQSAIGPLFFGFLVLMLLFSLAWIFIRWDKLRSENRLNSLLSREAAFLLNNFLFLGILFGTFWGTNYPIISELFTGDKATVGPPFYHKVNGPLFALLMLLMGVAPLTMWYRTSLKRLEIMMRWPALVTVLFVGALYALGVRSWVALLGYGLVTFAGIITLLEFWRGTRARMKKGEPPWTAFIRLMARNRRRYGGYWIHLGVVIMGFGIIGSTVYQQQRQLQLHQGESLTIGDFSMTFQGVDRFPGADDLVITEATVDIYKNGVFLKTLHPRTELYTRTNQPMTIPDKRSTVSEDFYALLINWEPVAADLATFKVYVNPLINWVWAGGLIFVLGTTIAGWSDPVPVREPLAARRRRVVVGGAATD, encoded by the coding sequence ATGATTGCCGATCTTGGTTACACAGCCCTCATGATTGCCTTCGTCATCTCCGTCTATGGCGTTCTGGCAACCATCTACGGCATGGTCCAACACGACGAACGCTGGGTTACCAGCGCCCGCAACGCCACCATCCTCATTTTTCCCCTCGTCTTGCTGGCCTGCCTCGCCCTCGTCGCCTCCATGCTGCGCAGCGACTTCTCCCTGGAATACGTCGCCCGCGTCACCAGTCGCGGCATGCCCACCTACCTCAAAGTCACCGCGCTCTGGGGAGGGCAGGCCGGATCCCTCCTCTTCTGGAACCTGCTCCTGGCCGCCTTCACCAGCATCGCCATGCTGCGGCACTGGCGCGACGAACACGAACTCGTCCCCTACGCCCTGGCCATTTCCACCGTCACTCAGATTTTCTTCCTGGGCATTTCGCTATTCGTGGAAAACCCGTTTGTCCGCCTCAGCCCCATTCCCGCCGACGGCAACGGCCTCAACCCCCTGCTGCGCCATCCCGGCATGATCATCCATCCCCCCATGCTCTATCTGGGCTTCACCGGCCTCACCATCCCCTTCGCCTTCGCCATGGCCGCCCTCCTCAGCGGCAAGCTGGACGACACCTGGATTCGCCTCACCCGCCGCTGGACGCTGGTCGCCTGGCTGTTCCTCAGCCTGGGCTTGATTCTGGGCGGGCGTTGGGCCTATGATGTGTTAGGCTGGGGGGGGTACTGGGCCTGGGACCCCGTGGAAAATTCTAGCTTTATGCCCTGGCTTGCCGGCACGGCCTTCCTCCACTCCATCATGATCCAGGAAAAGCGCGACATGTTCAAAATCTGGAACATGTTCCTCGTTTTGCTCACCTATTTACTGGCGATTTATGGCACGTTCGTCGTCCGCAGCGGTGTCATCTCTTCCGTACACGCCTTCGCCCAATCCGCCATCGGCCCCCTGTTTTTCGGTTTCCTCGTGCTGATGCTGCTCTTCTCCCTGGCCTGGATTTTTATCCGTTGGGACAAACTGCGCTCGGAAAACCGCCTCAACTCGCTCCTCTCGCGGGAAGCCGCCTTTCTGCTAAACAACTTCCTCTTCCTGGGCATCCTGTTTGGCACGTTCTGGGGCACAAACTACCCGATCATTTCCGAACTGTTCACGGGAGACAAGGCTACCGTAGGCCCCCCCTTCTACCACAAGGTAAACGGCCCCCTGTTTGCGCTGCTGATGCTGCTCATGGGGGTGGCCCCGCTAACGATGTGGTATCGCACCAGTCTCAAACGACTGGAAATCATGATGCGCTGGCCCGCACTGGTGACAGTGCTGTTCGTAGGCGCATTGTATGCGTTGGGCGTGCGTAGCTGGGTGGCTTTGTTGGGATATGGGTTGGTGACGTTTGCCGGCATTATCACCCTCCTCGAATTCTGGCGCGGCACACGAGCGCGCATGAAAAAAGGCGAACCACCCTGGACCGCCTTCATCCGCCTCATGGCCCGCAACCGCCGCCGCTACGGTGGCTACTGGATTCACCTGGGCGTCGTCATCATGGGCTTCGGCATCATCGGCAGCACCGTCTATCAACAGCAGCGCCAGCTCCAACTGCATCAGGGCGAATCCCTCACCATCGGCGATTTCTCCATGACCTTCCAGGGCGTGGACCGCTTCCCCGGCGCCGATGACCTCGTCATCACGGAAGCCACCGTAGACATATACAAAAACGGCGTTTTCCTGAAAACGCTGCATCCCCGCACCGAACTGTACACGCGCACCAACCAGCCCATGACGATTCCCGATAAACGCTCCACCGTTTCCGAGGACTTCTACGCCCTCCTCATCAACTGGGAACCGGTCGCCGCCGACCTGGCCACCTTCAAGGTGTACGTCAACCCCCTCATCAACTGGGTTTGGGCAGGCGGCCTTATTTTTGTCCTGGGCACAACCATTGCCGGCTGGTCGGACCCCGTGCCCGTGCGCGAACCTTTGGCTGCTCGTCGCCGCCGTGTCGTCGTCGGTGGCGCGGCCACCGACTAG
- a CDS encoding polysaccharide deacetylase family protein, whose translation MGSWQKTTFVLTTIAVILLASCARPAASLPDPTTSSQIAAALPTAAAAPTATPLPPPILSTARPTATPLPSATPPSTATPTPTNTAPPPPTATETVAPTPTSEFACRPQAALADIQPLYGVAPGPWPRPATAWPDMVFAGTGGGQNLIQLGFDVEGSPAHLGELLDILDRHGVKTTMFILGSWAETYPDWVREIARRGHELANHTYSHGNMRDMSAEQVVDELNRTEDIVLRLTGQSTKPWLRPPFGSRSDESVQAAYEAGWTTIIWSGSADDWREDTTADRMCQTMREGSFPGSILYTHTYRADMPETIDRYIGEMQSRGYTFVPMSVLMSNNPSAWLTQP comes from the coding sequence ATGGGGTCCTGGCAAAAAACAACGTTCGTCCTGACGACGATAGCCGTCATCTTACTCGCAAGCTGCGCCAGGCCCGCCGCTTCCCTGCCCGACCCCACCACCTCCTCTCAGATAGCGGCGGCGTTGCCCACGGCAGCGGCGGCGCCAACCGCCACGCCGCTGCCACCGCCGATCCTATCCACGGCGCGCCCCACCGCCACGCCGCTGCCATCCGCCACACCTCCCTCCACGGCCACCCCCACGCCCACCAACACGGCCCCGCCCCCGCCCACCGCCACGGAAACAGTTGCCCCCACGCCCACATCCGAATTCGCCTGCCGCCCCCAGGCGGCGCTGGCGGATATACAACCGCTGTACGGGGTTGCGCCCGGCCCGTGGCCTCGTCCCGCGACTGCCTGGCCTGACATGGTTTTTGCCGGCACAGGCGGCGGCCAAAACCTGATTCAACTGGGATTCGACGTCGAAGGCAGCCCCGCGCACCTGGGCGAACTACTGGACATCCTTGACCGCCACGGCGTCAAAACCACCATGTTCATCCTCGGCTCCTGGGCGGAAACCTACCCCGACTGGGTACGCGAGATCGCCCGTCGCGGCCACGAACTGGCAAACCACACCTACTCCCACGGCAACATGCGCGACATGAGTGCGGAGCAGGTCGTGGACGAACTCAACCGCACCGAAGACATCGTCCTGCGCCTCACCGGGCAGTCCACCAAACCGTGGCTGCGCCCCCCCTTCGGCTCCCGCTCCGACGAAAGCGTCCAGGCCGCCTACGAAGCCGGCTGGACCACCATCATCTGGTCCGGCAGCGCCGACGACTGGCGCGAAGACACCACCGCCGACCGCATGTGCCAGACCATGCGCGAAGGCTCCTTCCCCGGCTCCATCCTCTACACCCACACCTATCGCGCCGACATGCCGGAAACCATCGACCGCTACATCGGAGAGATGCAGTCCCGCGGCTACACCTTCGTGCCCATGTCCGTCCTCATGTCAAATAACCCCTCCGCCTGGTTGACCCAGCCATAA
- a CDS encoding MFS transporter gives MTKTHSRGDSYTVVGIAYAEMLGIGLFASMLGIAWPSVRASFGLPLDALGLLLLASTASHLLASFATGRLVSALGVGRFLLLSSLVMMAGAAAFSRATSWGWLIVASMVAGAGMGAMDGALNIYFALNFSTRLVNWLHVNFGLGAMLGPVFVTTLLARALPWQSGYLVVSGVFAALAVCFLITRRRWQLPTDTMEEARPSAPLRQTLRLPLAWAGIFLFFVYTGVESVAGQWSYTLLTEGRGVLPAYAGIWLSLFWAGLGVGRFLFGLIGDRWSATRLLLGCMAIALLGSLLIAIPTWPGLNFGGLALMGLALAPIFPTLIAMTPRWVGHTHAANSIGFQVSAASLGYAVLPAIAGILAARISLEAIGPFLAANTLLMLWFYRRQLTHPLVQSPAA, from the coding sequence GTGACAAAGACTCATAGCCGTGGTGATAGCTATACTGTTGTCGGTATTGCCTACGCCGAAATGTTGGGGATTGGACTGTTCGCGTCCATGCTGGGAATCGCCTGGCCTTCGGTCCGCGCTTCGTTCGGGCTGCCGCTAGACGCGCTGGGGCTGCTGCTGCTGGCAAGCACCGCCAGCCATCTGCTCGCCAGTTTCGCTACAGGGCGGCTGGTCTCCGCGCTAGGCGTGGGGCGGTTCCTTTTGCTCAGCAGCCTGGTGATGATGGCGGGGGCGGCGGCCTTCAGCCGCGCGACTTCGTGGGGATGGCTGATTGTCGCCAGCATGGTGGCGGGGGCGGGCATGGGGGCCATGGATGGGGCGCTGAACATCTATTTCGCCCTTAATTTTTCCACGCGGCTGGTGAATTGGCTGCATGTCAATTTTGGCCTGGGGGCCATGCTGGGGCCGGTGTTTGTGACGACGCTGCTGGCGCGGGCGCTGCCGTGGCAGTCCGGTTATCTGGTGGTGAGCGGGGTGTTCGCGGCACTGGCCGTTTGCTTCCTGATCACGCGCCGGCGCTGGCAACTGCCCACGGATACGATGGAGGAGGCGCGGCCGTCCGCGCCGCTGCGCCAGACGCTGCGGCTGCCGCTGGCCTGGGCCGGCATTTTCCTGTTCTTCGTGTATACGGGCGTGGAGTCGGTGGCGGGGCAGTGGAGCTATACGTTGTTGACGGAAGGGCGTGGGGTGTTGCCGGCATATGCCGGCATCTGGCTCAGTCTCTTCTGGGCGGGATTAGGGGTGGGGCGCTTCCTCTTTGGCCTCATCGGCGACCGCTGGAGCGCGACGCGCCTGCTGTTAGGCTGCATGGCCATCGCCCTCCTCGGCAGCTTGCTCATCGCCATCCCCACCTGGCCCGGGCTGAACTTTGGCGGGCTGGCCCTCATGGGGCTGGCCCTCGCGCCCATCTTCCCCACCCTGATCGCCATGACACCACGTTGGGTAGGCCACACCCACGCCGCCAACAGCATCGGGTTCCAGGTGAGCGCGGCCAGTTTGGGATATGCGGTGTTGCCGGCAATTGCCGGCATCCTCGCCGCCCGCATCAGCCTGGAAGCCATCGGCCCCTTCCTCGCCGCCAACACCCTGCTCATGCTCTGGTTCTACCGGCGACAGTTGACCCACCCTCTGGTACAATCCCCCGCAGCATGA
- a CDS encoding TlpA family protein disulfide reductase, translating to MTDVTMTPDDSAPARRINKWSIVTAAAVLFILGFLGWGLMNTNASRPEPGSKAPGFDLQFFNGYEWEERQTASLADMQGQVVVLNFWASWCVECRVEADLLENTWRAYADKGVVFLGVAYIDVEPQSIAYMNEFNVTYPNAPDLRSMISHEYKVTGVPETFFIGKDGLIKDIVIGPVSQQRLVSTIERLLAEDA from the coding sequence ATGACAGACGTAACCATGACACCGGATGATTCCGCGCCCGCGCGGCGCATCAACAAATGGAGCATCGTCACCGCCGCCGCCGTCCTGTTCATCCTCGGCTTTCTAGGTTGGGGGTTGATGAACACCAACGCCTCGCGCCCGGAACCGGGAAGCAAAGCGCCCGGCTTCGATTTACAGTTCTTTAACGGGTATGAATGGGAAGAACGACAGACCGCATCCCTGGCGGACATGCAAGGGCAGGTCGTCGTCCTCAACTTCTGGGCCTCCTGGTGCGTTGAGTGCCGCGTCGAAGCAGATTTGCTCGAAAACACCTGGCGCGCCTACGCCGACAAGGGAGTCGTCTTCCTCGGCGTCGCCTACATTGACGTGGAACCCCAATCCATCGCCTACATGAATGAATTCAACGTCACCTATCCCAACGCGCCCGATCTGCGCTCCATGATCTCGCACGAATACAAAGTAACCGGCGTACCGGAGACATTCTTCATTGGCAAAGATGGGCTGATCAAAGACATCGTCATTGGCCCTGTCTCGCAACAGCGCCTTGTCAGTACCATCGAACGCCTGCTGGCGGAGGATGCCTGA
- a CDS encoding cytochrome c-type biogenesis protein CcmH, translating to MSNKTRFLTLLFLLLAVAALAAAPAALAQSTAITDDQVNEVAHDLYCPVCESTPLDVCPTQACRDWREVIRTQLAEGRSKQQIMDYFAEQYGDRVLAEPPRSGFDLIVWILPAAAVIGGGFFFARYLNRLRRPEDDRDEEAPPSSPPPSGEDPYLARVEKELQQKS from the coding sequence ATGTCAAACAAGACACGTTTCCTCACGCTCCTCTTCCTGCTGCTAGCAGTCGCGGCCCTGGCAGCCGCCCCCGCCGCGCTGGCGCAATCAACCGCAATCACGGATGACCAGGTCAACGAAGTCGCCCACGACCTCTACTGCCCCGTGTGCGAAAGCACCCCACTGGACGTGTGCCCCACGCAAGCCTGCCGGGATTGGCGCGAAGTAATCCGCACGCAGCTTGCCGAAGGTCGTAGCAAGCAGCAAATCATGGACTATTTCGCCGAACAGTATGGCGACCGCGTGCTGGCCGAACCCCCTCGCAGTGGGTTTGACCTCATCGTCTGGATTTTGCCGGCAGCCGCCGTCATCGGAGGCGGATTCTTCTTTGCGCGCTACCTCAATCGCCTGCGCCGACCAGAGGACGACCGCGACGAGGAAGCCCCCCCCTCCTCCCCGCCTCCATCTGGCGAAGACCCCTACCTGGCCCGCGTAGAGAAGGAATTGCAACAAAAATCATGA